GGATTCAAATGCATTCATTCAAGTTCCATTCCATCCCATTCTATTTCAAATACCAAACAATAGAACCTAGTATCATTCTATTTCATTACACTTCATTACAAAAATCGTAAATTGCTCTTCTTAAGGAGATTGCAGTGCATATATTATGCATTTTCAGAGGAATTGAACCAATATGGGGCAACTAGCTTAGGCCGTAATATTTTTAGAACCATCAAAGTCTTGATAAATCTTCTACTTTTCTTTTCCATACATTTAGTCTAGAATATAAGTGTTTAACTGAATTTTCCAACATCAGAATAATGTTCATATTTTTCTTGCAAGTGAAAAACTCGAGCTGTTAtgtgtttaatttgtaattgctTAGTATTCATATAAGATATTGACTTAGTCCTAAGTTTCCTGCCAATCACGTTGAAGAATACTACATCTATGGCTTCTTATACTTATTATTTACAACTTGCTCAAATGGTCTAGATGATTATGTCATAAACTTGTCCAATTTTATTGAATTCATTTCATGTAGTACTTGCAAGTGTGCTCATTGTGTGCTGCCTCTTTGCAGGTAAGAGGAACAGACTATAAGACGGCTGATGGAACTTGTGTACGAGATTATATTGATGTAACTGACCTGGTTGATGCTCATGTGAAAGCTCTGGAAAAGGCGCAACCTAGTAAAGTCGGGTTCTACAATGTTGGCACTGGAAAGGGTAGGTTAAAAAACTTTGATCATGAATAGCACTTTAGGGGTCGTTTAAttctgaaaaaatatatatatattttcacttATTTCCTGCTTCTTGAAATTTATACAGGAAAAAGTGTAAATATTGAAAGGGGGTAGAGAAATGTGTTtacttgtgtttttattttctgttttttctttttaattaccaAACTTGCCATCTTGTTTTAAATCCGTTTCATGTTTTTAAAGATTTGTACAGGAGGTagagaaataacaaaaaaaaaaaaaattgttctgtGTTTCTTgtacaaatttttgaaaacagATTGAAAACAAGGTgtcttttttgtaattaaaaatgaaaacagcaAATGAAGACAAGAAATAAAAGCACTAGCAAACGCCCcctaaaacaataaaacacTGTTTTCACTGTTTTCTGTATTAACATCTGAAAACAAGGAATAAAGTAAAAACGGAAAATAGAACTGGAAAATGCTCTTAAACCATTGTAAATTTCTTTGTAGTAAAATAGTTTAGCACATTCCTTAGTTGTCAAGATTCTCACGGGGTGTTATGTTTATCAGGTAGTTCAGTGAAGGAGTTTGTGGAAGCTTGTAAAAAGGCCACAGGGGTGGACATTAAAGTAGACTACCTTCCACGTCGTCCTGGCGATTATGCTGAGGTGTACAGTGACCCCACAAAGATCAAACATGAATTGAATTGGACTGCTAAGCACACTGATCTTCAACAGAGTTTGAAGGTTGCATGGAGATGGCAGAAATCTCATCGTGATGGTTACGGGGTTTCAAATGCAGTGCTTTGAATTACTTAGAATTCTAACATAGCAGAAGACTAGAAGAAACCCCAGCAGCATCCATTTCAGCTGCATTTCTATGATATCTTAGAATAGgggttgatattatttttttcttcttttactccACAGTGATTTGGCATTGGGGAATTTGTTCTTAGGGAGCATGTAGTTCATTCGTTACATGTTACATGTATTGACCGTATAATATGGTTCAATAATATGATGCAGAGGCTCTATTATAGCTTTTCTCTACAATGATATTTATATCACatttcatttctctctctctgtctcccGTTTTCCCATCCCTTATTTTCCTTCACTCTTACACCACAAAATACATATGGTTTTTCATCTTTGAATTCTTCCTTGTAAAGGGCGTGGTGTAGTAATTGTTGTGCCTGAATAGAATCAACAGGTGGGGGTGTCCTTTTGGTCAATTGGACATTGGAGAACTGACGATAATTCCCCAAGTGGAAGCATTCATtgaggttagatgggatgcccgTGGGTTCTTGCACTACTTGGCCGAAGCGTTAGACATAGGCTAAGGAGTGTTTATAGACCATCGTTTCTTCTTGATTAGATCCATGGCCTTCACAAGTGTTAACTTTTTAGTAACATTTTTAAACATAATACACATGTACAATTATAAATTACccttataatttgaaatataggaaaaaaaaaatctattcatAAGAATAATTCTCACATGATAGCCCTCGTgtgggtatatatatatatatatattacttcttataataataataactattcaCTTAATacgtctttaaaaataaatcattgatCTGAGACATATTTGATTCAAATCTCTTGTGTAAGATTTTGAATTCGaattttgtggatgaaaaaaatgtaatttaaaaaaatgacttcACTAATAATAGCTAATCAAGTTTCCTTGACAGAGATTAGTGATTAGCAAAATTGATAGATACTTTACATTAATGTTATGGTgacaaaaaagtatatatagaaTGAGATTAAGTAATCTAatcattttgaaatattttataaaataaatttagctTATAAAATTTCATGTAAACTAAAAACTAATTGATATTTAATCGTTCTGTTTTATTGTGATAgatatgttatttaaaatataaatcaatattcATTATTCGATATATATCAACAAATGTctaaattatatcaattttaatattaaaaaatttaataactaaattacTTAATTTCATATTATACAAAGAGTTATCAATAAATGTAGCTGGTTCTTTCTTCTTTACATGTTTTGAAGATATTAATTAAGACATAATTTTATGGAACCCCACAAAATGTGTGTGCGCGCGCTTATCGTCCTTGTCGTCATGCATGCATGGTTTTAGACTTTGAGGGGTTGTCTGAGGTGTTGTGCGTTGTCgcttttggtttatgaatttgtGGTCCAGTATCTCGCTGTCCAATGAATTTCGATTATTAGTTGACTACACTAATTAATCACGCTGCTTTCAATAACAAATCAAATTCAGGTGGGTTGGGACCATATTGATTGATATGAACATCTCTTTTATTAATAGGATTTTGCACGTACGGATGGACCATGACTTATTAATATTGTTAAATGATAATAGCTACTTAACATCACTTTTTTTCCCTCTAGAAAATGACTAGAATACATTGAGAATATTCTTATTACATTATCAACACATTACATTTAGACATATAATCGTATAACCAACTTTACCTTTTCTTTGGGGCATTTGTCACCTTTATTATGATATTGGTCATATTCTCCATGTAATCTGCACTGATAGATAAACTATACACCCAAAGATTTTCTTCAAACTTCGCAATATATGCACTCATGAAAACTTAGTAGTGATGAAGACGTATAGGAATTCCCTCTGCTGGGATAGGTATCGAAGAACCTGAAACCTTCTCATCAGGAAGTATAGCTTCCCACTTGAACTTGGTTATGAGAATGTGAATGAAATTGAGGACCACAAACCGTACATAGTCTTTTCCAGGGCAAGTTCTTGGTCCAGCTCCAAAGGGTAACCAAGTGTATGGAACAGGAGCATTCCCTTCAAACCTTGAGGGATCAAAACTTTCAGGTTCATGAAAGTACTTTGGATTCTTATTTGTTCCAATAAATGCCCAAAAGATCTTtgaaaataaatgcaaataaaGAAGTtagtaacaaatttaatttacatgTATCAATTAATATCTTAACAATCTTTCTTTATCAAGGTACCTTCCACCCCTTTGGAATAGTAAAACCTTCATAGGTTATATCTGTTATTGCCTCTCTGAATGCACCTGGTGCAGTTGGGTAGAGTCTCATGGTCTCTTGTGCAACAGCCCATGTGTATTtcaatttctgtatgctgttccAATCTAGTGCAGTACCGGATCCTTTGGATATTGTAATATCAGCATGCTCTGATTCAAATAAAAGTAAGCAAGATATATAGCCTTTTTTAGAAAGGAAAATTAAGCACACATAATTCTGTTGGGCCTTATTTGTCACTGCCACTTACATTTTGGCTATGTGGTTTGTCAACCTTATTTTGTTTCAGAATCTTGCATTTTGATTCCAAAaagaaaagccaaaaacacaaactaTACTCTCCTGGCTTAAacccaaaatcatattttatctcACACCACCTTAAAATAGCTACAGTATTTTCCACagacaaaacttagatgcagTTTCTTAGCTATTTCTGGTATTGTTTtctgattaaaattagaatttcacGTCAGCAATTTGCATATTAAAGATTTAGGTAAAAAGTTACTATAAGTCATTAAGTTGGAATTCCAATTCTGATTAGAGAGCTGCACTAAAAGTAGCTAAGAAgctgtatttaaattttgtccTATGTTATATACAATTAGTATCTTAAATTACCGGATAAGATTTTTTGGTAGATATCAGGCCTCTGTCCAATGTGTTTGATCATGAAAGCCAGGGTAATAGCTATTGGCATGTGGCTGGAATTCATCAACCCCATGATGATGTTACTTATTTCAAGTCTTGGCACATATTTTCCATCCTGCTCAGCACCAACTACGTGTGCTATTAGGTCATCCACAACTTGCCCCTTGGACAAAGCATCGATCTTCTCTTTGATCAGAATTTGGATCTCTTTCCTTATAGCAGCTGCAGCCTTCAGTGCCCTATGGTATGTGGAGCCTGGAAAATTCACAGGAACAGAATAGATACCAAAATACAAGTTCTCAAACTCACTGGCAAATTTTGGTCCATCAATTCCTAAGAAGAATTGGCATCCAAGTGTAAGGGAAAAGGCCTTCACCAAAGGGTACACcttcacttctttttttccttcccaGTGTGTAATGAAATGTTGGTTCATGGTGGATTCAATCTTGTTCCCCATGTACCTAGATATTCCCTCAGGTTTCAGAATCCCCAAGATCTTCACAGGAGCAGCAGATGCAGCTTCTTGTGTTGGTTTTGGCATAGGTGCATGTCTTTGATCAGGAATGATGAAGAACCTGCGCTGAGTTTTCATGTACGAGACCTTGACAAGCTTTGTCTCATTGGTGGAGACAAATTTGTTTGCTCCAGGGCCACAAAGAACCACTGTTGACTCTCCAAGAATGTGTGTGTGGAAGATCTCTGAGGAGTGCTTTTGAACCCTCTCTTGAAGGAAATGTTCAATCTTGTTGAACAAAAATTGGTAGGTTTCACCCACTAGGGGCCACCCAAAGCTACCTGGGGGCAAGCTTTTAGTGCTACCTAGTACTAgtagttttcttcttttctgcaAAACAAAGATAGATGCAACCAAGGTGAGCAAAGTAAGTAACAAAGATTGCATGAAAAAATCCATTTCAAGCCACAAAGTTTCTATGCTTGCTAGATGGTATTCTAGAAATGTTGATTGTTGAACACTCTTTATAAAGAAGTCACCGAGCCAATccacatttctctctctctccagcTGATATCATagtttgttttgaataataattaatgacaaCCATGACCCAACATATTAGATGGCACTTGGacatagaaaaaaagaaaatatagatataatatatgatatgatttgtgataaaaaaataatagatgtttGATATATGAGTATCCATATGTGGatccattttcttttgaaaaatgagACAAGGTTGAAAGAATAAATAACTGTTGTTTGTGATAATGGTTCTATCTTCATTGTTAATTGTCattgcaaaaataaattaataaaaagaactgcttctgtttctctctctatacagcagatattataaaaaaaaaataatcgatgttgttttacTACAATTTTTTAACGCATGTCATTGTACCagctatttttaatatttttcttaaattttatctaatatattGTATATGTGTATGCAATACAGATTATTAAGCTAAATTGTTAAGTTGAGCTCCGCTAGGTTACTGATATACTATGAAGCATGGATATTCTAGTTCTTTATCGTGTTCGGTGTTTGACACGCATCCGTGTCAGTATTCAACACGGACACGATACCCGTCTACGTTTtatattttggacattacaAGTATTTACGTGTCCGTGTCGGTACTTTATAGCTGATATAAGTCTCATAAGTTATTCTCGaagtgaataaaaaaacaatgaaagatttatttcctgcatttttataaaatagttttcaacTGAGGAAATTTTGGTTTAAGGTCATCAACGGAACCTGAATGCTACATTCAACATATTGGACTAAttgtttaacaaattttattttttaaaacttaaagagGTTATATATTAGAAAGAAAGATGACAAAAAATGATAGATTTCTGTTAGGGTCACGTTCGAAGAGAGAAGGGAGGAAGTACTCTAAGCTATTACTCAAGGGGTTTCTATCTCCTTTATTCATCAGTGAGCCTGTCTTTTATACAAGTTCTATATGAGTTAGGGCTTGTAACTACCCGTGTAACAGAATAACGGCCTGTTAACTAACTAACTACAATCCAACTAATTGGTACATGTGCATGGCTTCTGCATAATGCTTACACGTAGTCTTCGAGGTGTTTAGGGCGTGAGATCTCCCTTCGTGGTCGAGCTATTGGGTCTGTACTAACAATATCCTCCCCTGGAAAACTCACCTTGCCCTCAAGGTGATGAGCATCACGAATAAGGTCCCATTTTTCCCAGGTGGAGTCTTCTGGTGGTAGGTCGACCCACTGAACGAGTACCCAACGAGTGGGTGGTGAAGTGGTGGTATCAATGCGAGTGTTGAGGATGGTTAATGGTTCAAGGACGGGTTGGTTGTGAAGAGTCTCTGGTGGAAGAGAGGAGGTGGGTAAGTCGAGGGACCCATGATGAGGACGAAGGAGCGAAGAATGAAACACGGGGTGTATTTTAGACCCCGGAGGAAGTTGCAGACGGTATGCGACTTTCCCAATGCATTCTAAAACCCGAAATGGTCTGAAGTAACGCTTAGATAGCTTGTGATGCTTGTTAGGCCGTACGGAGTTCTGACGATAAGGACGAAGCTTGACATAGACAAGCTGTCCTTCGTGGTATTGGACATCGCGACGCTTGCGGTCTGCAAATTCCTTCATGGCGAGCTGGGCTTTGATGAGCTTGTGTTTGAGCAGTGTGTGAATCTCCTCTCGCGTGCGTAGCACATCCTCGACGGCTTCATTAGAGGAAGAACCCAGGAGGTAGCGAGGGATAGATGGAGGAGGCTTTCCGTAGACGGCTTCGTAGGGAGTGATGCCGGTACCGGAGTGGGGTGAGGAGTTGTAGGACCATTCTGCCATGGCCAGGAATTTGTACCAATTTGAGGGTTGCTGACGAACAAATGAACGGAGGTACTTTTCGATGGTACGATTCATAGCTTCGGTTTGTCCGTCCGATTGGGGATGGTATGCTGTAGTCATGCGCAGTGTCGTGCCGGAGAGGCGAAAGAGCTCACGCCAGAAGGAGCTAAGGAAAATTGGATCGCGATCAGAGATGATGCTTCGTGGGAATCCATGGAGTTTGCAAACCGTATCAACGAATAAAGTGGCTACCTTAAAGGCGGAAAACTGTGTTGGTAAGGCGCCGAGATGGACACCCTTGGAGAACCGATCAACGACGACGAGGATGACCGTGAAGCCATGTGAGCTCGGGAGGTGCGTGATGAAATCGATAGATAAATCTTCCCAGATGTTGCTAGGGATAGGGATTGGTTGCAGAAGTCCTGCTGGTTTGCGAGTAAGGTGCTTGACTTGTTGGCATATACTGCACTTGCGAATGAATGCCTTGACGTCGTTTGACATAGAACTCCAATGGAAGTTCGAACGCAGGCGATGCAACGTCTTTTTTACTCCAAAGTGACCCCCAATGGGTGTTGCATGGTACTCGTGGAGGAGTGATGGTATGAATGGGTTCTGGGGGTTTATCCAGATAGCGCCTTTGAAGAATATAAGGTCATTGGAGAGTGTAAAGTCACGGTGTTGATCGGGATGGGAGTGTATGGCCTCGAGTTGTTGATGATACTCCGGACTCGTGAGTAATGAAGCTTTGAGTTGTACCAAGAAGTCTTCGTGAGGAATCGAGAGGATGAGACACTGGCCCTGAGGAAGGTTCTCAATGCGTGATAGAGAGTCGGCAACGACATTGGATGAACCGGCCTTGTACTGAATGTCGTAATCGAACCCTAATAGCTTAGCTAGATAGAACTGTTGTTCAGGCGTTTGAACCACTTGAGACATCAGCTCCTGGAGACTGCGATGATCAGTGAATATTGTGAACCTGTGTCCTAAAAGGTATTGGCGCCACCTTCGGACTGCCGCCGTGATGGCATGTAGCTCCCGTACGTATGCCGAGGCGTGCTGAAGACGAGGGCAAAAGGGCTTACTAAAATAAGCAATGGGGTGGTTATGTTGCTGGAGAACTGCTCCCATGGCGATACCTGATGCGTCTGTTTCGAGGGCAAAAGGGTGTGTGAAATCTAGTAAGGCAAGCACTGGGGTGGTTACCATGGCTTCCTTTAAAGCTTCGAAGGCAACTTGAGACTCAGATGTCCAGTTGAAGGCATCGCGGCAGAGAAGTTTGGTTAATGGCGCCGCCAAGGTCGCATATCCTTTAACGAATTTCCTGTAGAACCCTGTGAGACCAAGGAATGCGCGAAGGTCCTTCGGAGTGAGAGGAATAGGCCAATCGGTAATAGCCTGAATTTTGGAGGGGTCTGGTTGTACCCCGCTACCGGAAACCACGTGACCCAGGTAGTCAAGCTTGCGCTGTCCGATCAAACACTTCGAACGTTTGAGGTAATATTTGGCCTGTGAGAGAGCATGGAAGATACATTCTAAATGTTGAAGATGGTCAGGGAGAGACTTACTGTAGATTAGTATATCATCAAAGAAGACTGCTGCAAATTTTCGTAGGAAGGGACTGAGCAAGGCGTTCATGGCCGCCTGGAACGTCGACGGAGCATTGCACAGCC
This genomic interval from Glycine max cultivar Williams 82 chromosome 5, Glycine_max_v4.0, whole genome shotgun sequence contains the following:
- the LOC100782971 gene encoding beta-amyrin 28-monooxygenase codes for the protein MDFFMQSLLLTLLTLVASIFVLQKRRKLLVLGSTKSLPPGSFGWPLVGETYQFLFNKIEHFLQERVQKHSSEIFHTHILGESTVVLCGPGANKFVSTNETKLVKVSYMKTQRRFFIIPDQRHAPMPKPTQEAASAAPVKILGILKPEGISRYMGNKIESTMNQHFITHWEGKKEVKVYPLVKAFSLTLGCQFFLGIDGPKFASEFENLYFGIYSVPVNFPGSTYHRALKAAAAIRKEIQILIKEKIDALSKGQVVDDLIAHVVGAEQDGKYVPRLEISNIIMGLMNSSHMPIAITLAFMIKHIGQRPDIYQKILSEHADITISKGSGTALDWNSIQKLKYTWAVAQETMRLYPTAPGAFREAITDITYEGFTIPKGWKIFWAFIGTNKNPKYFHEPESFDPSRFEGNAPVPYTWLPFGAGPRTCPGKDYVRFVVLNFIHILITKFKWEAILPDEKVSGSSIPIPAEGIPIRLHHY